From one Mycobacterium colombiense CECT 3035 genomic stretch:
- the prfB gene encoding peptide chain release factor 2: protein MEPDRQADIAALDATLTTVERVLDVDGLRARIEKLEHEASDPQLWDDQARAQRVTSELSHAQGELRRVEELRGRLDDLPVLYELAAEEGEGAADALAEADAELKALRADIEATEVRTLLSGDYDEREALVTIRSGAGGVDAADWAEMLMRMYIRWAEQHKYPVEVFDTSYAEEAGIKSATFAVHAPFAYGTLSVEQGTHRLVRISPFDNQSRRQTSFAEVEVLPVVETTDHIDIPEGDVRVDVYRSSGPGGQSVNTTDSAVRLTHIPTGIVVTCQNEKSQLQNKISAMRVLQAKLLERKRSEERAELDALKGEGGSSWGNQMRSYVLQPYQMVKDLRTEYEVGNPAAVLDGDIDGFLEAGIRWRNRKDDE, encoded by the coding sequence GTGGAACCCGACCGTCAAGCCGATATCGCCGCCCTGGACGCCACCCTGACCACGGTGGAGCGAGTGCTCGATGTGGACGGTCTGCGCGCGCGCATCGAGAAGCTCGAACACGAGGCATCCGACCCCCAGCTGTGGGACGACCAGGCGCGCGCCCAGCGGGTCACCAGCGAGTTGTCGCACGCTCAGGGCGAGCTGCGCCGGGTCGAGGAGCTGCGGGGGCGCCTGGACGACCTGCCGGTGCTCTACGAGCTGGCGGCCGAGGAGGGTGAGGGCGCCGCGGACGCGCTGGCCGAGGCGGACGCCGAGTTGAAGGCGCTGCGTGCGGACATCGAAGCCACCGAGGTGCGCACCCTGCTGTCGGGCGACTATGACGAACGCGAGGCGCTGGTCACCATTCGTTCCGGTGCGGGTGGAGTGGACGCCGCGGACTGGGCCGAGATGCTGATGCGGATGTACATCCGGTGGGCCGAGCAACACAAGTATCCCGTCGAGGTGTTCGACACGTCCTACGCCGAAGAGGCGGGCATCAAGAGCGCGACGTTCGCCGTGCACGCCCCGTTCGCTTACGGCACCCTCTCGGTGGAGCAGGGCACCCACCGGCTGGTGCGAATCAGCCCGTTCGACAACCAGAGCCGCCGTCAGACATCGTTCGCTGAAGTCGAGGTGCTTCCGGTGGTGGAGACCACCGACCACATCGACATTCCGGAAGGCGATGTGCGCGTTGACGTTTACCGCTCGAGCGGCCCGGGAGGCCAATCGGTGAACACCACCGACTCTGCGGTACGTTTAACCCATATCCCAACGGGTATCGTCGTGACTTGTCAGAACGAAAAATCGCAGTTGCAGAACAAGATCTCGGCGATGCGAGTTCTTCAGGCAAAGTTGTTGGAGCGCAAGCGTTCCGAAGAGCGCGCTGAGTTAGACGCATTAAAAGGCGAAGGTGGCAGTTCGTGGGGCAACCAGATGCGCTCCTACGTTCTGCAGCCGTATCAGATGGTCAAGGATCTGCGGACCGAGTACGAGGTCGGCAATCCTGCGGCCGTCCTGGATGGAGACATCGACGGATTCCTGGAAGCGGGAATCCGTTGGCGCAACCGAAAAGATGACGAATAA
- a CDS encoding helix-turn-helix transcriptional regulator: MESDALAEFLRTRRASISPADVGLPPGARRRAAGLRREEIAHLTGMSVDYYSRLEQARSTQPSLQIVRALARTLRLTTDETEHLYRLAGHAVPDRTGCSLHVRPALMYLLDQMTDAAAFVCSDTEIVLAQNDMAKLLMGDLVSEEPGLQASMCWRWFTDPGAREAIPPEECDQHSRSRVADLRAAWGRRRRDADMCELVDGLLKHSDEFRKLWARHEVAVRRMQRKTFLTRVGPITLDCEVLATTDGQSLVILTPPAGTSSADKLRLLAVVGHQAVAKH; encoded by the coding sequence ATGGAATCTGACGCGCTGGCTGAGTTCCTGCGGACCCGCCGAGCATCGATCAGCCCCGCCGACGTAGGACTCCCGCCGGGTGCACGGCGCCGCGCGGCCGGCCTGCGCCGCGAGGAGATAGCCCACTTGACCGGGATGTCGGTTGACTACTACAGCCGGCTTGAGCAGGCTCGAAGCACTCAGCCGTCGCTACAGATCGTGCGCGCGCTCGCACGCACACTTCGCCTCACCACTGACGAGACTGAGCACCTCTACCGACTCGCTGGACACGCGGTGCCGGATCGAACCGGGTGTTCACTTCATGTGCGGCCCGCACTGATGTACCTGCTCGATCAGATGACCGACGCGGCGGCCTTCGTCTGCTCGGACACCGAGATCGTGCTCGCGCAAAACGACATGGCCAAGCTCCTGATGGGCGACTTGGTCAGTGAAGAGCCAGGGCTGCAGGCGAGCATGTGCTGGCGGTGGTTCACCGATCCAGGTGCCCGCGAGGCGATACCGCCAGAAGAATGTGACCAACACAGCCGAAGCCGGGTCGCGGACTTACGCGCGGCGTGGGGCCGGCGGCGCCGCGACGCCGACATGTGTGAACTCGTCGACGGCCTGCTAAAGCACAGCGACGAGTTCCGCAAGTTGTGGGCCCGGCACGAGGTTGCGGTACGGCGCATGCAGCGCAAGACATTCCTCACCCGCGTCGGCCCGATCACGCTGGACTGCGAAGTACTGGCGACCACCGACGGTCAGTCACTGGTAATACTGACACCGCCCGCCGGCACATCGTCAGCAGACAAGCTGCGCCTGCTCGCTGTAGTGGGTCACCAGGCCGTTGCCAAGCACTGA
- a CDS encoding maleylpyruvate isomerase family mycothiol-dependent enzyme, translating into MADRPVTKLDKSAVLSALFAVWDDIDGLLAGLSEAQWRAASPLPGWDVKAVVAHMIGTESFLAGIAAPQPDIDVSTLKHVRNDVGVMNECWVRHLSAHADADVLESFRAITTDRREALTAMSGDEWDAVTMTPTGPDSYGRFMRIRVFDCWMHEQDIRVALERPPTDDELAGPAAPLALDEIAATMGYVVGKLARAPEGSRVQFDLTGPLARTIRVSVDGRAAVVDDFAGRDPTATVRLDGLQFTRLAGGRPMCPARPQDIELGGDQDVATQVVEHLNFVI; encoded by the coding sequence ATGGCCGATCGCCCCGTCACCAAGCTCGACAAGTCCGCCGTCCTCTCGGCACTCTTCGCGGTGTGGGACGACATCGACGGGTTGCTGGCCGGGCTGTCCGAAGCGCAGTGGCGGGCGGCCAGTCCGCTACCGGGCTGGGACGTCAAAGCCGTGGTGGCGCACATGATCGGCACCGAGTCGTTCCTTGCCGGCATCGCCGCACCCCAGCCCGACATCGACGTGTCGACGCTGAAGCATGTGCGCAACGACGTGGGCGTGATGAACGAGTGTTGGGTTCGCCACCTGAGCGCGCACGCCGACGCCGACGTGCTGGAAAGCTTCCGGGCGATCACCACCGATCGGCGCGAGGCGCTGACGGCCATGTCGGGCGACGAGTGGGACGCGGTGACGATGACGCCCACGGGCCCGGATTCGTATGGCCGGTTCATGCGGATCCGCGTGTTCGACTGCTGGATGCACGAACAAGACATTCGCGTGGCGTTGGAACGGCCGCCGACCGACGACGAACTGGCCGGCCCCGCCGCGCCGCTGGCCCTCGACGAGATCGCCGCGACCATGGGCTACGTCGTGGGCAAGCTGGCCAGGGCGCCCGAGGGTTCGCGCGTCCAGTTCGACCTCACCGGACCGCTGGCCCGCACCATCCGGGTCAGCGTCGACGGGCGCGCCGCGGTGGTCGACGACTTCGCCGGCCGAGACCCGACCGCGACCGTCCGCCTGGACGGGCTGCAGTTCACCAGGCTCGCCGGCGGCCGCCCGATGTGTCCGGCCCGACCCCAGGACATCGAGCTGGGCGGCGACCAAGACGTGGCCACCCAGGTTGTGGAGCACCTCAACTTCGTGATCTGA
- the ftsX gene encoding permease-like cell division protein FtsX, protein MRFGFLLNEVLTGFRRNVTMTAAMILTTAISIGLFGGGLLVVRLADNSREIYLDRVETQVFLTDDISANDTTCASAPCKGLREKIDARQDVKSVRFVNRQDAYNDAIKKFPEFKDVAGKDSFPASFIVKLNNPEQHAEFDAAMQGQPGVRSILNEKDLIDRLFAVLDGLRDAAFAVALVQAVGAILLIANMVQVAAYTRRTEIGIMRLVGASRWYTQLPFLVEAMLAAAIGVAIAVLGLMLVRALFLDNALSQFYQAHLIAKVDYADILYISPWLFLLGVSMAAVTGYATLRLYIRR, encoded by the coding sequence GTGCGCTTCGGTTTCCTACTCAACGAGGTCCTGACCGGGTTTCGTCGCAACGTCACGATGACGGCCGCGATGATCCTGACGACCGCGATCTCCATCGGCCTGTTCGGTGGCGGTCTGCTGGTGGTCCGGCTGGCCGACAACTCGCGCGAGATCTACCTCGACCGCGTCGAGACCCAGGTGTTCCTGACCGACGACATATCGGCCAACGACACCACGTGTGCGTCCGCGCCCTGCAAGGGGCTGCGCGAGAAGATCGACGCGCGCCAAGACGTGAAATCGGTGCGCTTCGTCAATCGTCAGGACGCCTACAACGACGCCATCAAGAAGTTCCCGGAGTTCAAGGACGTGGCGGGTAAGGACTCGTTTCCGGCGTCGTTCATCGTCAAACTGAACAACCCCGAACAGCACGCGGAGTTCGACGCCGCGATGCAGGGCCAGCCGGGGGTGCGCAGCATCCTCAACGAGAAGGACCTCATCGACCGGCTGTTTGCGGTGCTCGACGGCCTGCGCGACGCCGCGTTCGCCGTTGCTCTGGTGCAGGCCGTCGGGGCAATCCTGTTGATTGCCAACATGGTGCAGGTCGCCGCGTACACCCGGCGCACCGAGATCGGGATCATGCGGCTGGTGGGTGCCAGCCGGTGGTACACCCAGCTGCCCTTCCTGGTAGAGGCCATGCTGGCGGCGGCCATCGGTGTGGCGATCGCGGTCCTCGGACTCATGCTGGTGCGCGCATTGTTCCTGGACAATGCGCTCAGCCAGTTCTACCAAGCGCATCTGATCGCCAAGGTCGACTACGCCGACATCCTCTATATCTCGCCGTGGCTGTTCCTGCTCGGCGTGTCGATGGCGGCGGTGACGGGGTACGCGACCTTACGCCTCTATATACGGCGGTAG
- a CDS encoding universal stress protein, producing MSNVYPAPAVLVGVDGSRAAIHAAVWAIDEAVSRDIPLRLVYVIDSHDASGVRAGDTRLAVARAALADAHRAVDAAGEPVKIETEILWGRTVSKLLEASRSAVMVCIGQIGLNHACHGGPAVAASLVRSALCPVAVIQQSAGRPTAPRISGVVTEVDNGTVLRHAFDEARLRRATLRAVSVSKVANVRDETPGKASAQGQLDRRLARWMRLYPDVQAEPVIVTGGVDRYLRAHHDAGQLLVTDSYRAEALCHDGHSVLAIRCGNL from the coding sequence ATGAGCAACGTGTATCCAGCTCCCGCAGTTTTGGTAGGTGTCGACGGATCCAGGGCGGCGATACATGCGGCCGTGTGGGCGATCGACGAGGCGGTCAGCCGCGACATTCCGCTGCGATTGGTGTACGTCATCGATTCGCACGACGCGTCGGGTGTGCGCGCCGGTGACACCCGCCTTGCCGTCGCCCGTGCCGCGTTGGCCGACGCCCACCGGGCAGTCGACGCGGCGGGCGAACCGGTCAAGATCGAAACCGAAATCCTCTGGGGCAGGACGGTTTCCAAGCTGCTCGAAGCGTCCAGGTCGGCCGTCATGGTCTGCATCGGGCAGATCGGGCTCAACCACGCCTGCCACGGCGGACCCGCCGTCGCGGCTTCCTTGGTCCGCTCCGCGCTGTGTCCTGTCGCCGTCATCCAACAGTCGGCGGGCCGTCCGACGGCGCCTCGCATCAGCGGCGTGGTCACCGAGGTGGACAACGGCACGGTGTTGCGGCACGCGTTCGACGAAGCGAGGCTGCGCCGAGCGACCCTGCGGGCGGTGTCGGTATCGAAAGTCGCGAACGTTCGCGACGAGACTCCTGGAAAGGCTTCGGCGCAAGGGCAATTGGATCGCAGGCTGGCGCGATGGATGCGGCTGTATCCCGACGTGCAGGCCGAGCCGGTGATCGTGACCGGTGGCGTGGACCGGTATCTGCGTGCCCACCACGATGCCGGCCAGCTGTTGGTCACCGACTCCTATCGGGCCGAGGCGCTGTGTCACGACGGCCATTCCGTCCTTGCGATACGTTGCGGCAACCTGTAG
- a CDS encoding EamA family transporter codes for MMLVAYPIETLLLGVMAVFVGGPIHVGAVLWGCLYGIGMAFGMWAFFAALGSGPISVVSPLAAVLNAAVPVAVGMALGERPGQAALVGVVLALGAVMLVSREAPVEGTPYRFTPKVAWLTVVAGSAMGLNLVFLHQAPHVCKLWPLVFARVAASLVVFAMAKTSDNLVMPRGRPLKLAVAVAVLDIFANITMLAALHTWLLSLASILISLYPAATVVLAMVVLRERVTRLQGIGMVLAMGSVAMIASA; via the coding sequence GTGATGCTCGTCGCCTACCCGATCGAGACGCTGTTGCTGGGCGTGATGGCCGTTTTCGTCGGCGGACCCATCCATGTCGGCGCCGTTCTGTGGGGATGCCTCTACGGCATCGGAATGGCGTTCGGTATGTGGGCGTTCTTCGCCGCGCTGGGTTCCGGGCCGATTTCGGTGGTCTCACCCTTGGCGGCCGTGCTCAACGCGGCGGTGCCCGTCGCGGTGGGCATGGCGCTGGGGGAGCGGCCCGGCCAGGCCGCCCTGGTGGGCGTCGTCCTGGCGCTGGGCGCGGTGATGCTCGTCAGCCGTGAGGCCCCCGTCGAGGGCACCCCGTATCGATTCACGCCAAAAGTGGCCTGGCTCACAGTAGTTGCGGGCTCGGCGATGGGGTTGAACCTGGTATTTCTGCACCAGGCGCCACACGTGTGCAAGCTTTGGCCCCTGGTCTTCGCCCGGGTGGCGGCAAGCCTGGTGGTGTTCGCCATGGCCAAAACCAGCGACAACCTGGTGATGCCGCGCGGACGGCCGCTCAAATTGGCCGTCGCCGTCGCCGTGCTGGACATCTTCGCCAACATCACCATGCTGGCGGCGCTGCACACCTGGCTGCTGTCGTTGGCCAGCATCCTGATCTCGCTGTATCCGGCCGCGACGGTCGTGCTGGCGATGGTGGTGCTGCGCGAGCGGGTGACCCGCCTGCAGGGGATCGGCATGGTGCTCGCCATGGGCTCGGTGGCGATGATCGCGTCCGCCTGA
- a CDS encoding FAD-dependent oxidoreductase translates to MRPYHVAIVGSGPSGFFAASSLLKAADGSDDIDIAVDMLEMLPTPWGLVRSGVAPDHPKIKSISKQFEKTSQDPRFRFFGNISVGEHVQADELAERYDAVVYAVGAQSDRALNIPGEDLPGSIAAVDFVGWYNAHPNFEEATPDLSGSRAVVVGNGNVALDVARILVTDPEVLGLTDIADHALESLRPCGVDEVVVIGRRGPLQTAFTTLELRELGDLDNVDVIVDPAQLEGVTDEDAAAAGKTAKQNINVLRDYAKRDPRPGHRRIVLRFMTSPIEIKGDERVEAIVLGRNELVTDDNGRVSARDTGEREELPVQLVVRSVGYRGVPTPGLPFDEKTATIPNSGGRVEGSRNEYVVGWIKRGPTGVIGTNKKDSQDTVDTLLADLSAAEGLGDFPGDHAEKLADWLASRQPKLVTSAHWDLIDAHERAAGEPHGRPRVKLPSLAKLLRVSHG, encoded by the coding sequence ATGCGCCCTTATCACGTTGCAATCGTTGGTTCCGGACCGTCAGGCTTCTTCGCCGCGTCCTCCTTGTTGAAGGCGGCCGACGGGTCCGACGACATCGATATCGCCGTCGACATGCTGGAGATGCTGCCCACCCCGTGGGGGCTGGTGCGCTCCGGCGTCGCGCCCGACCACCCCAAGATCAAGTCGATCAGCAAGCAGTTCGAGAAGACGTCCCAGGACCCGCGCTTCCGCTTCTTCGGCAACATCTCGGTCGGCGAACACGTGCAGGCCGACGAACTCGCCGAGCGCTACGACGCCGTCGTCTACGCGGTCGGGGCGCAATCCGACCGCGCGCTGAACATCCCCGGCGAGGACCTGCCGGGGAGCATCGCCGCCGTCGACTTCGTGGGCTGGTACAACGCACACCCGAACTTCGAGGAGGCCACGCCCGATCTCTCGGGATCCCGGGCCGTCGTCGTCGGCAACGGAAACGTCGCGCTCGACGTCGCGCGCATTCTGGTGACCGATCCCGAGGTGCTGGGACTGACCGACATCGCCGACCACGCGCTGGAGTCGCTGCGCCCGTGCGGCGTCGACGAGGTGGTGGTCATCGGCCGGCGGGGGCCGCTGCAGACCGCGTTCACCACCCTGGAGCTCCGCGAGCTGGGAGACCTGGACAACGTCGACGTGATCGTCGACCCCGCCCAGCTGGAGGGCGTGACCGATGAGGACGCCGCCGCGGCCGGCAAGACGGCCAAGCAGAACATCAACGTGCTGCGCGACTACGCGAAGCGCGACCCGCGCCCCGGACACCGGCGCATCGTGCTGCGCTTCATGACCTCGCCGATCGAGATCAAGGGCGACGAGCGGGTCGAAGCGATCGTGCTCGGCCGCAACGAGCTGGTCACCGACGACAACGGGCGCGTATCCGCCCGCGACACCGGCGAGCGCGAAGAGCTACCTGTCCAGCTGGTGGTGCGCTCGGTCGGTTACCGCGGCGTGCCCACCCCCGGGCTGCCGTTCGACGAGAAGACCGCGACGATCCCCAACAGCGGCGGCCGGGTCGAGGGCAGCCGCAACGAATACGTGGTCGGTTGGATCAAGCGTGGGCCGACGGGTGTCATCGGCACCAATAAGAAGGACTCCCAGGACACCGTGGACACGCTGCTCGCCGATCTGTCCGCCGCCGAAGGTCTGGGCGATTTCCCCGGCGACCACGCCGAAAAGTTGGCCGATTGGCTGGCGTCGCGCCAGCCCAAGCTGGTCACCTCGGCGCATTGGGACCTCATCGACGCCCACGAGCGCGCGGCGGGCGAACCGCACGGACGACCCCGCGTCAAGCTGCCGAGCCTGGCGAAATTGCTTCGGGTCAGCCACGGCTGA
- a CDS encoding mechanosensitive ion channel family protein yields the protein MTNNTSFLAASMTHRWHDFWRGELGEWIITRGLRIVMILIAAVLAARFVNWVAQQVTHQLNLGFAESDALVRSEASKHRQALASVISWVSVVIIGIWVIMQISSVLQFSVGGLVAPATVVGAALGFGAQQLVRDLLAGFFILVERQYGFGDLVTITVVSATEASGTVENVTLRVTRLRSADGEVLTIPNGQIVKVVNLSKDWARAVVDIPVSTSADLNRVNEVLHQECDRAMDNPVLGELLLDAPTVMGVESIAVDTVTLRLVARTLPGKQFEVGRQLRVLVIRALARVGIVTAADARVGLVEDPSVPVAQAAEQQNDDEVQGAVQKR from the coding sequence ATGACGAATAACACAAGTTTTCTCGCCGCGTCCATGACGCACCGCTGGCACGACTTCTGGCGGGGCGAACTCGGCGAGTGGATCATCACCCGGGGTCTACGGATCGTCATGATCCTGATCGCCGCGGTGCTGGCGGCCCGGTTCGTCAACTGGGTGGCCCAGCAGGTGACGCATCAGCTCAATTTGGGCTTCGCCGAAAGCGACGCGCTGGTGCGCTCGGAAGCGTCCAAGCACCGGCAGGCCCTGGCGTCGGTGATCTCCTGGGTGTCGGTCGTCATCATCGGCATCTGGGTCATCATGCAGATCTCGTCGGTGCTGCAGTTCTCGGTGGGCGGACTGGTCGCGCCGGCCACCGTGGTCGGCGCCGCCCTGGGTTTCGGCGCGCAACAATTGGTGCGAGATCTGTTGGCCGGCTTCTTCATTCTGGTGGAGCGTCAGTACGGTTTCGGAGACCTGGTCACCATCACGGTGGTTTCGGCCACCGAGGCCAGCGGCACGGTCGAGAACGTGACGTTGCGGGTGACCCGGCTGCGGTCGGCGGATGGCGAAGTGTTGACCATTCCGAACGGGCAGATCGTCAAGGTGGTCAACCTGTCGAAGGACTGGGCGCGTGCGGTGGTGGACATCCCGGTGTCGACCAGCGCCGACCTGAACCGGGTCAACGAGGTCCTGCATCAAGAATGCGACCGCGCGATGGACAACCCCGTGCTCGGGGAGCTGCTGCTGGATGCGCCCACGGTTATGGGTGTGGAAAGCATCGCGGTGGACACGGTAACGCTGCGTCTGGTCGCGCGGACGCTGCCCGGCAAGCAGTTCGAGGTCGGCCGGCAGCTACGCGTGCTGGTCATCCGGGCGCTGGCCCGCGTCGGGATCGTGACGGCGGCGGATGCGAGGGTGGGCCTGGTGGAAGACCCCTCGGTTCCGGTCGCGCAGGCCGCCGAACAGCAAAACGACGATGAAGTCCAAGGTGCGGTGCAGAAGCGTTGA
- the ftsE gene encoding cell division ATP-binding protein FtsE has product MITLDHVSKKYKASARPALEDVNVKIDKGEFVFLIGPSGSGKSTFMRLLLGAENPTSGDVRVSKFHVNKLRGRHVPKLRQVIGCVFQDFRLLQQKTVYENVAFALEVIGKRTDAINRVVPEVLETVGLSGKANRLPHELSGGEQQRVAIARAFVNRPLVLLADEPTGNLDPDTSKDIMDLLERINRTGTTVLMATHDHHIVDSMRQRVVELSLGRLVRDEQRGIYGMDR; this is encoded by the coding sequence ATGATCACCCTGGACCATGTCAGTAAGAAGTACAAAGCGTCGGCCCGCCCGGCGCTGGAAGACGTCAACGTCAAGATCGACAAGGGTGAATTCGTCTTCCTGATCGGCCCGTCGGGGTCGGGCAAGTCCACCTTCATGCGGCTGCTGCTCGGCGCGGAGAACCCGACCAGCGGCGACGTCCGGGTGTCGAAGTTCCACGTCAACAAGCTGCGCGGGCGGCACGTGCCGAAGCTGCGCCAGGTCATCGGCTGCGTTTTCCAGGACTTCCGCCTGCTGCAGCAAAAGACGGTCTACGAGAACGTCGCGTTCGCGCTGGAAGTGATCGGCAAACGAACCGACGCCATCAACCGGGTGGTGCCGGAGGTGCTGGAAACCGTCGGCCTGTCCGGCAAGGCCAACCGGTTGCCCCACGAGCTGTCCGGTGGTGAGCAGCAGCGGGTGGCGATCGCGCGCGCGTTCGTCAACCGGCCGCTGGTCCTGCTGGCGGACGAGCCGACGGGCAACCTCGACCCAGATACCAGTAAGGACATCATGGATTTGTTGGAGCGGATCAACCGCACGGGGACGACGGTGTTGATGGCGACGCACGACCACCACATCGTCGACTCGATGCGCCAGCGCGTCGTGGAGTTGTCGCTGGGCAGGCTGGTTCGCGACGAGCAGCGCGGCATCTATGGGATGGACCGCTAA
- a CDS encoding pyridoxamine 5'-phosphate oxidase family protein — MGSDQPVTVLSEDENWNLLGSVSLGRLVTNFAGEPEIFPVNFVVQDRTVLFRTAEGTKLFSAVANHAVVFEVDDHNLVEGWSVIVRGRARLLKADTDIQQAERARLLPWTATLKPHYVRITPAEVTGRHFRFGPEPDRHEPVA, encoded by the coding sequence GTGGGTAGCGACCAACCGGTGACCGTGCTTTCCGAAGACGAGAACTGGAATCTGTTGGGCAGTGTCTCGCTGGGCCGCCTCGTCACCAACTTCGCCGGTGAGCCCGAGATCTTCCCCGTCAACTTCGTCGTGCAGGATCGCACCGTGCTGTTCCGCACCGCCGAGGGCACCAAACTGTTCTCGGCCGTGGCCAATCACGCGGTGGTTTTCGAGGTCGACGACCACAACCTCGTCGAGGGATGGAGCGTGATCGTGCGCGGTCGCGCGCGACTGCTGAAGGCGGACACGGACATTCAACAGGCCGAACGCGCGCGGTTGTTGCCGTGGACGGCGACGCTCAAACCGCACTATGTGCGCATCACGCCGGCCGAAGTCACCGGCCGTCACTTCCGGTTCGGTCCGGAGCCTGACCGGCACGAGCCGGTTGCGTGA
- the smpB gene encoding SsrA-binding protein SmpB: MAKGSGRAKAAGGKGGSKQVIATNRKARHNYSIIELFEAGVSLQGTEVKSLRQGQASLADAFATIDDGEVWLRNLYIPEYRHGSWTNHEPRRNRKLLLHRQQIDRLVGKIRDGNLALMPLSLYFSEGKVKVELALARGKRAYDKRQDMAQRDAQREVVREMGRRAKGMT; this comes from the coding sequence GTGGCCAAGGGTTCCGGCCGGGCCAAGGCGGCGGGCGGCAAAGGTGGCAGCAAACAAGTCATCGCCACCAATCGCAAAGCGCGGCACAACTATTCGATCATCGAGTTGTTCGAGGCCGGCGTGTCTCTGCAGGGCACCGAGGTGAAAAGCCTTCGCCAGGGCCAAGCATCGCTAGCCGACGCGTTCGCAACAATCGACGACGGCGAAGTTTGGTTGCGTAACTTGTACATTCCGGAGTATCGGCACGGTAGCTGGACCAATCATGAGCCGCGCCGCAACCGAAAGTTGTTGTTACATAGGCAACAAATTGACAGGCTGGTCGGCAAGATACGAGATGGTAACCTCGCCTTGATGCCGTTGTCTCTGTATTTCTCCGAGGGCAAGGTCAAGGTCGAGCTTGCCCTTGCGCGCGGTAAAAGGGCTTACGACAAGCGCCAGGACATGGCGCAGCGCGATGCACAGCGCGAGGTGGTTCGTGAGATGGGACGTCGAGCAAAGGGCATGACCTGA
- a CDS encoding group III truncated hemoglobin, translating into MSQLTTAEAGVDLVDRADVEALLRRFYGRALDDEVLAEPFAGLRATGLEAHVPTMCDFWETVLFRAGLYRGSALQAHREIHRRAPLSDRHFRRWLTLWHNTVDEMYRGPAADRAKVQAGRIAWAMHRRLTGADAPELLVTQPARAGQAPDRTGSDGR; encoded by the coding sequence ATGAGCCAGCTGACGACGGCCGAGGCGGGTGTCGACCTGGTCGACCGCGCCGACGTGGAGGCGTTGCTGCGCCGCTTCTACGGACGGGCCTTGGACGACGAGGTTCTGGCCGAGCCGTTCGCCGGGTTGCGGGCCACCGGCCTGGAGGCCCACGTTCCGACGATGTGTGACTTCTGGGAGACCGTGCTGTTCCGCGCGGGGCTCTATCGCGGCAGTGCGCTGCAGGCACACCGCGAAATCCACCGGCGTGCCCCACTGTCGGATCGTCACTTCCGGCGCTGGCTCACCTTGTGGCACAACACGGTTGACGAAATGTATCGCGGACCGGCGGCCGATCGGGCGAAAGTTCAGGCCGGACGGATCGCCTGGGCCATGCACCGGCGACTGACCGGGGCCGATGCGCCCGAGTTGCTCGTCACGCAACCGGCTCGTGCCGGTCAGGCTCCGGACCGAACCGGAAGTGACGGCCGGTGA